CATGACCAACATATCACTACGGCATCCTATCACTATGTACACGATGTTAAATgcttttacaaatataaaataaaataaaaaattattcatttcgATCGTTGCTAATTTCATATAGTTATGTTTGACAAATTAGCAACATTCTCATCGAACTCTTTTCCACCTTCAATTCTTGACACTGCAAACCTAAGAAACATATAATTACAGGATAAAacgaaaaaacaaaaatcatgtaaaaaaaacatatttgtagtcgtaaattataaattattttggtgCTTTCTATATGTTCGGATGAGGCCTTTAGCTCTGAAGAACTGCTTCAGACATTGAAGTTGGTAGATTGAAAATCTGGTTTCTGAAATTTGATGACTTGATTTGTTTCAGACAAATGACCTATTACATTAGTTTAAGCGTGTGAATTTTAATCTTCTCATTTATGATGTGAATTTTAGTCTTCTTATTCTGTTGTCGCGTGAATTTGTTataagaaatatgaaaattttaaatatcgtataagaaaataatactcATATAGCCTTAAAGTATAGATTAGAAgtgatattaaatttttataaaaattgacacgatattttattgagtttatatttttcaattaatctCCTTCCCAAAAGTTCTTCCATAAATAAAGCAATATTTGTTAATATCATGTttaacatcaaattttaaatctcaaagacatatatatatatatatatatatatatatatatatatatatatatatatatatttatgatgaaactttaaaattatatttaaatcccTAATAATACACTAAATAAAATCAACTAGAATAAATTGAAAGGGGGTAGAagtgaaataaaattatctttatacTGCTCGTACACCTAAATTTTATCATGtaagaaagaaaattagaacTCCAGTTCCATACCCAGAATGGAAAGGCATAAAGAGGGAGGTATAAGATATAACAGAACAAAAACCATCTTCCATAATCATATTCTATTGCGTACAATGGCTTATTTATCCACTGCCAATGTGAACATTAATGGCAATAAGGAAGATGGCCATGAATCCAAAGAAGAGAAGGGAATGAACAAAGATGGAGACGCCACTTGTTTGGAAATTGCAAAAATCCACTGCTCTTCCTTTGCCGGGAAGCTGGAAGAGTAAACCTGGTGAAAGCACCACAAACAGGACCAAACCTATCACCACCCCAGCCCAATCACCCATTACTATCTCTCTCAAACTTTTATTTGGGAGATGAAAATGTATCAACACATGGAGGAAACGGCATAGGTGAATTTATTTATATCGTAATGTTTGAAGGCTTTTGCTAACAACAGACAACATAAAGTTCAAGGAAAGGAAGTGAGAGATTTGAGGTTGAAAGATGAGACAAAGGGAATGGCTTGGCTTGGCTTGGATCAAAATCGGCATAGGCATAATGCAACGATTCCTTGAAAGTTACTTCCCCGCTTCATGGCATCACATTGGGTGTCGAAGCCTTCCAAATAAGTATGAAAAGAATATttctctctttcattctttgcttttattttatagagTTCATTCGGCGTCCTTGCTCTtccagataaaaaaaataggtttaattcctattttggtcccacttttcgtagggtctgttcaaattggtcctactttttttcaaaagttcactaagatcccacttttcgcaaaaacggtgcaagttagtcctttttggttacggcgttaaaaaactaacggcacagctgcccagctggaagaaaactgatgagctgtacatttttttgttgacgTGGCACTCTACATGGCAATCACCTTGCAATTGCAACCTTCAACCTCTGCCCCAACTCTCTTCCTCCCATATGCCCATGGCGTTCCTTCTCATCAccaccttctccttctcctccttctcttcctccttcttccaccCTTTCAATTCCACCTTCcgtattattatcattatcaggTAGAGTAAATATCCACACAACACAAGTAGAAATCTACTCTCAATTCATGCTGCATCATCTTAAAGAAGCCTTTCATGTTGAGGCCCTACGTAAGAAAAAATTAGAGACATGGACACCATGATTCTAGGTTTTGAACAGACAGTTGCAATAGCACAGAATGCAATCATTGCACCACATCAGTGAACTTCCAGCTGAGATGTATAAAACAATAAGATGTATAAAACAGACTGAGACATTCCAAATCACCTTCATGATAGTAACATTTTTCTGCAACACCATAAATTCTCAAGAGTTGTCATCTTGTTTTTTCCTGCGGTTGCCTGTTAGATGCACCAGAACAAACGATCAAGGGAAATGACTTGAAATGGAAAGCAATAAGTTACACATAAATCATAGTCAGCAcctcaaacaaaaagaaaatagcaACCATTTAATCACTTGCTTAAAGTTGTTTATTTGAGAGGAAAATAGCAACCATTTAATCTTTCCATAAACGCAAGAAGTGTGGAGTGACCCGTGATGAGTAGAGGGACGAAGTAGTGCAAGGGATGAGTCAGAGTGTTGAAAAAatggtctggtaatcgtttacagaatcctggtaaacgattacccgagagaaaattggattttgtacataAAGTCCAACATAGGTAGTCAgccaggtgaacaggggtcaccattggaaaaaaagcTTAGTTTTAGGCAGTtgtgcacctgtctgaggctggtccaggtgtttcagtggtgggagagggtggttggtgatgtgatgtgagtccaatgagtgtggggtgacccctcattagttggaggagcaagctctgcaagggatgactaagagtgttcaaaaaagggcttggtaatcgtttacagcatccgtgtaaacgattacccgagagaaaactggattttgtacagaaagtccaacacaggtactcagtcaggtgaactggggtcaccattggccaaaaaggtgagttttaagcactttttcacttttcttagggtggtcctggtgtttcaatggtgggaagtgatgttttggcaccccatgatggaggaaaaaaacaatgtttatgagatgagcaacttgggtgagataacatggtgtcaactttgacctttgctgactattttactgataacttttcccaccgacctccaaatgatgtgattctttttttattagaaactagactcaaaaatctttccaatgactactaatttgtattttttggacatctgagttggtacagtttattctttcaagttagcgtttcatatatttttgccaactctgacctttgcttgttcttttgctcataactttttccaccgaactccaaatgagttgattcttgttttgttggaatctatactcaaagacctttcgaattatgccttagaaatcaagtttacaccttttttgacactgtaatcgattacaaggacactgtaaacgattacccgagagaaaactggattttgtacagaaagtccaacataggtactcagtcaggtgaactggggtcaccattggccaaaaaggtgagttttaagcacttttgcacttttcttagggtggtcctggtgtttcaatggtgggaagtgatgttttggcaccccatgatggaggaaaaaaacaatgtttatgagatgagcaacttgggtgagataacatggtgtcaactttgacctttgctgactattttactgataacttttcccaccgacctccaaatgatgtgattctttttttattagaaactagactcaaaaatctttccaatgactactaatttgtattttttggacatctgagttggtacagtttattctttcaagttagcgtttcatatatttttgccaactctgacctttgcttgttcttttgctcataactttctccaccgaactccaaatgagttgattcttgttttgttggaatctatactcaaagacctttcgaattatgccttagaaatcaagtttacaccttttttgacactgtaatcgattacaaggacactgtaaacgattacccgagagaaaactggattttgtacagaaagtccaaca
This sequence is a window from Vigna angularis cultivar LongXiaoDou No.4 chromosome 2, ASM1680809v1, whole genome shotgun sequence. Protein-coding genes within it:
- the LOC108328864 gene encoding uncharacterized protein LOC108328864, whose product is MGDWAGVVIGLVLFVVLSPGLLFQLPGKGRAVDFCNFQTSGVSIFVHSLLFFGFMAIFLIAINVHIGSG